The Nitrospira sp. region GTAACACAAACTTGCTTCTCGTGCGACGCCGCCATCGCCGGAATAAGATGGAACGCCTTGCCCCGCAACGCAGAAGCCCATCCCTGATTCCCAATCCCACTGCCGGATGACATGATTGTCTGAATCGGTCAGAAAGAGATGTCCCTCATGATCGAATGCAATTCCAGTCGGGCGCGAAAGACTGGCTGACGGCGCATCCGATGGCGACTCATACCGATAGACTCCGCCGTCGCCGGCCACTGTGGTCATCAACCCTGACGAGAGTTCGACGCATCGCACTCGGCCATTGAACGTATCAGCAACATAGAGCCGATCCGCCACGAGCGCCAATCCACTGGGACCGGCAAGAGAGATCTCGATCGCTCGCTTCCCATCACCATCGTACGTCGCAATCCCGTTTCCAGCAATCGTCTGAATCACACCGGTCTTGAGATCGACCATCCGTACACGATGATTGCTCTGATCAGCGATATAGAGTCGTCCCGCGTTGTCGATGGCCAGCGCCGCTGGTTCATTGAGTGCCGCCTGGTTGGCAGGACCGCCATCGCCGGAGAAGCGTGCCTGACCAGTTCCGGCCACGGTCGACATGATCCCGGTTTCAGCATCGACCATCCGCACGCGATGATTCATCGTATCAGCGATATAGAGATTCCCCTCCCGATCCACCACGACCGCCGTCGGGAAGTTGAGATGGGCACTCACCGCTGGCCCGCCGTCTCCACCATACTGTTTGGGAGACGCGACTGCGTGATTCGTCCAATACCGGACCGTTCCGCTCACATCAGCATGTTGAGTAAATTTTGCGGGACTACGTTCGCCAGCATCATCGGCCAAAGGGTCTTCATCCGTGAGTGGGACGGGAGCGTCTCGTTGTACAGCCGCATGCAGGTGCTCCCCGCCGAATGTCCCAGCTACGGTTGATAGCATACCGGTGGCACGATCGACTTTGCGAACGAGATGATTTTCGGAATCGGCGACATAGACATTCCCGTGACAATCGACCGTCACACCCTTCGGCTCGTTCAAACAGCCCTGCATTGAAGGTCCGCCATCTCCCGCACAGCCAGGTTCGCCGTTACCAGCAAGTGTTCTGATCATCCGTGTAGAAAGAATGGCAGCCATGGTTCAGCGTCGAGGACTAATTCAAGTTTCGGAGAATTGCCTCGCCCATCTCCACAGTACCAACAATCTTCCCTCCAGGGCTCTGAATATCTTTGGTTCGATAGCCAAGGTCGAGGGTTTTCACGATGGCCTGTTCGATGGCTTCCGCTTCTTGATCGAGTTGGAAGGCATACGACAGCATCATGGCAGCCGATGAGATCGTGGCGATGGGGTTCGCGATATTTTTCCCTGCGATATCCGGGGCACTCCCATGAATCGGCTCAAAGAGGCCGATCTTGGCCCCGATACTTGCCGACGGCAACATCCCGATCGAGCCGGTCAGCATCGCCGCTTCATCGCTCAGAATGTCTCCGAACATGTTATTGCAGAGCAGCACGTCGAATTGTCGGGGGTTTCGCACCAGTTGCATGGCAGCGTTATCCACATAGATATGTCCCAGTTCAACGTCCGGATAGGACGCGTGGACGTCGATGACTACCTTGCGCCACAGTTCAGATGATTCCAACACATTCGCCTTGTCGACCGAGGTGACCTTCTTGCGCCGTTTCCTCGCCGCCTCGAACGCAACCTTGGCGATTCGTCGAACCTCTTCCGTTGTATACACTTCCGTATTAACCCCTCGCTCTTCACCGTTCGGCAACTTTTCGATCCCCTTCGGTTTGCCGAAGTAGATCCCGCCGGTAAGCTCGCGGATTACGAGGATATCGATCCCCTCGACCACCTCGCGCTTCAACGTGGACGCATCCACTAAATTCGAATAGAGCTTCGCCGGCCTCAAGTTAGCATAGAGTCCTAACGCTTCCCGGATTCCGAGTAGTGCGCGTTCCGGCCGAAGGCTATACTCCAAACTCTCCCATCGAGGTCCCCCAACGGCACCCAGCAAGACGGCATCGCTTTGCTTGGCAAGCGCCAAGGTGTCATTTGGCAGCGGCACCCCCACTTTATCAATCGCCTGCCCACCGATATCAGCTGCAACAAACTCGAACGAGTGCCCATACTTCTCAGCAATGACCTTCAGAACCTTCACGGCTTCTGGAACAATCTCACGCCCAACTCCGTCGCCCGCCATTACCGCAATCTTGGCCTTCACTGTTGCTCCTTTCGATAACACAATCGGCTCATGGCCTATTCCAGTATCGTTTCATCTTCGATCCGCCAGGCCGGATCAACGAGACACAAAAACTCGATATCGGTCTCTCCACTATTTTCCACAAGCTGGTGCCCTCCTGGCGGCACATAGATGGTCGTTCCGGCTTCGATCACCGTGACGTGGTCGTCGATCGTGAAGTGGCCCCGCCCTGCAATAAAATAATAGACTTCCGACGAGACCAACACATGGCGCTTCGAGCGTTGGCCAGACGGTAATGTCCCGTGGGCTAGACTATAATTGAGGTTGAGCTGATGCTTGGCAGGGTGAAAAATCTCCCGCAAACGTGTCTCGTCTCCAGCCAGAAACTCGGGGCGATCCGCCAGCGTCACCTTGAACACGGACAAGCCCTCTCAATCCAACAGGCCTCACCACAGACAGTGAAACTGTACCGTGGAGATCCGCGTCAAATCAAGTTCACCTTCTGCTCGCCTTGCGCCTGTTTTGTCGCCAGGTAGGCCAACTTATTCAGGGCGCTGATATACGCCCGAGCAGAGGCCGTAATGATATCGGTATCGGCGCCGTGGCCTGTGACCGTCCGACCATCCTCTTGCACCCGCACTGACACTTCACCCTGTGCATCTGTTCCACCAGTGATGGCCTTCACAACATACATCAACAACTTGCTCTTCGTCTGTGTCATAGCCGCAATGGTGCGGTACACGGCATCCACCGGCCCATCACCAGTCCCGGTTTGAACAGTGGGGGTGCCGTCGATTTCCAGTTCGACTGTGGCTGTTGGAACCCGATCCGTTCCACTCGATACCTGTAGTCCCTTGAGTCCAATGCGCTCGCCCATCTTCGACAACTCTTCGGAGACAATCACCTCGAGGTCTTCCTCGAAAATCTCTTTCTTTTGATCGGCAAGTTTCTTGAACCGCTCGAAGGCATGGTTGACCTCTGCCTCGCCGAGCTTGTACCCCAACTCTTCGAGACGCTGTCGGAACGCATGACGCCCAGATAACTTACCCATCACCATTTGGCTTTCGACCAATCCGATCGATTCCGGGCGCATGATTTCATAGGTCGTCTTCTCTTTGAGCAAGCCATCCTGATGAATGCCTGACGTATGGGCAAAGGCGTTTGCCCCAACGATCGCCTTATTGGGTTGCACCACCATCCCTGTGATCTTGCTGACCAGACGACTGGTCTTCGCAATTTCCTCGGTTCGAATACGAGTATCCGCCTGATAGAAATCCGCCCTGGTACGGAGTCCCATCGCGATTTCTTCCAAGGATGTGTTCCCAGCGCGCTCTCCGATTCCGTTGATCGTACATTCCACTTGGCCGGCCCCATTCATAATCGCCGCCAAGCTGTTCCCCACTGCAACCCCCAGATCGTTGTGGCAATGGACCGAAATCACCGCGTGTTTGGCATTGGGAACCTTATCGCAAATCCCCTTGATCAGTGCGCCAAATTCTTGTGGGACGGCGTACCCTACCGTGTCAGGAATATTCACCGTGCTAGCTCCGGCAGCGATGACCGCCTCAATGACCTCGTAGAGAAACGAGGGATCTGATCGGCTCGCATCCATTGGAGAAAATTCGACATCATCCACATAACCCCGCGCCCGCTGGACCATCTCCACCGCACGCTGCTTGGCTTGCTCCCGTGTCATCCGGAACTGGTGTTTCAAATGAATATCGGACGTTGACAGGAACGTATGGATGCGAACTTTTGGCGCGCCTTTCAACGCTTCCCATGCTCGATCGATATCTTCGGGTCGAGCCCGTGCCAGACTACAGATCGTCGGTCCTTCGACCTCCTGTGCGATACGCCGCACCGCTTCAAAGTCTCCGGGCGAGCTATAGGCGAATCCTGCCTCAATAATATCGACACCAAGCCGGGCCAGTTGTTTGGCGACCATGACCTTTTCTTCCACGTTCATACTGGCGCCAGGCGATTGTTCGCCATCTCTCAAGGTCGTATCAAAAATTTTGATCATGCGTGCCATGGTTGACCTCCGATGCAAGCTGCTCAAAAATTCCTTCCGGCAAGGCCGCAAGGAGTGAGAACCCCGAGGCGTACGCGTGTGGTACGTTGAGGGGTTTGAACGACTGAGACCGCAACGGGAAGGCTTTTTCAGCAGCTTGTAAAAAACAAAAGCCTCCATCCCTATGAGACCCAGGGACGAAGGCTTGACGCACTCCGTGGTACCACCCTGATGTAGTCTGAGGACCAACTGGTCGTCAAACCCTTCATTCAGCCTCTTACGAAGGCAAGGCGGAATCTCCTACTTCATGTTCGGAGATTCGGCTCGGAGGCGAGTTCGGCGACATCTAGGCTGGTTTGCACCACCCACCAGCTCTCTTCACAACACTGATCACCCCATGTCTAGATGACTCGCGTACTACTCCTCGTCTTCGCCGTTCACAAATTTTTCAGTTTCTCCCACTGTTATCCGCCGTTATAAATTTGATTCAATCGGCGGAGGCTCGACTTTTCCGATGCTCTTTTTCCCAGCTGCAGGAGCAACCAGCGAAAAAACTCTCTCGACCGGTCCCATCAATGCATAGCCGGCAAAGATGACAAATAACATGACCGCTGGCCAAGCTGCCACCAGCATCAGCGTCAGAATACCCCAGACCAGGTAGGTAATCTGCCTGTGGCCCTTAAATTTCAGCTCTTTAAAGCTTCGATACTTG contains the following coding sequences:
- the leuB gene encoding 3-isopropylmalate dehydrogenase → MKAKIAVMAGDGVGREIVPEAVKVLKVIAEKYGHSFEFVAADIGGQAIDKVGVPLPNDTLALAKQSDAVLLGAVGGPRWESLEYSLRPERALLGIREALGLYANLRPAKLYSNLVDASTLKREVVEGIDILVIRELTGGIYFGKPKGIEKLPNGEERGVNTEVYTTEEVRRIAKVAFEAARKRRKKVTSVDKANVLESSELWRKVVIDVHASYPDVELGHIYVDNAAMQLVRNPRQFDVLLCNNMFGDILSDEAAMLTGSIGMLPSASIGAKIGLFEPIHGSAPDIAGKNIANPIATISSAAMMLSYAFQLDQEAEAIEQAIVKTLDLGYRTKDIQSPGGKIVGTVEMGEAILRNLN
- a CDS encoding cupin domain-containing protein; the encoded protein is MFKVTLADRPEFLAGDETRLREIFHPAKHQLNLNYSLAHGTLPSGQRSKRHVLVSSEVYYFIAGRGHFTIDDHVTVIEAGTTIYVPPGGHQLVENSGETDIEFLCLVDPAWRIEDETILE
- a CDS encoding 2-isopropylmalate synthase — encoded protein: MARMIKIFDTTLRDGEQSPGASMNVEEKVMVAKQLARLGVDIIEAGFAYSSPGDFEAVRRIAQEVEGPTICSLARARPEDIDRAWEALKGAPKVRIHTFLSTSDIHLKHQFRMTREQAKQRAVEMVQRARGYVDDVEFSPMDASRSDPSFLYEVIEAVIAAGASTVNIPDTVGYAVPQEFGALIKGICDKVPNAKHAVISVHCHNDLGVAVGNSLAAIMNGAGQVECTINGIGERAGNTSLEEIAMGLRTRADFYQADTRIRTEEIAKTSRLVSKITGMVVQPNKAIVGANAFAHTSGIHQDGLLKEKTTYEIMRPESIGLVESQMVMGKLSGRHAFRQRLEELGYKLGEAEVNHAFERFKKLADQKKEIFEEDLEVIVSEELSKMGERIGLKGLQVSSGTDRVPTATVELEIDGTPTVQTGTGDGPVDAVYRTIAAMTQTKSKLLMYVVKAITGGTDAQGEVSVRVQEDGRTVTGHGADTDIITASARAYISALNKLAYLATKQAQGEQKVNLI